A window from Dromaius novaehollandiae isolate bDroNov1 chromosome 1, bDroNov1.hap1, whole genome shotgun sequence encodes these proteins:
- the SLC38A2 gene encoding sodium-coupled neutral amino acid symporter 2, producing MSSAEMGKFNISPDEDSSSYSSNSNDFSYPYPTKPAAMKSHYADIDPENQNFLLDSNVGKKKYETQYHPGTTSFGMSVFNLSNAIVGSGILGLSYAMANTGIALFVILLLFVSIFSLYSVHLLLKTANEGGSLLYEQLGMKAFGMAGKLAASGSITMQNIGAMSSYLFIVKYELPLVIKTFMNIEENTGEWYLNGDYLVLMVSIILILPLSLLKNLGYLGYTSGFSLLCMVFFLIVVIWKMFHIPCPMDSDIMNMTVNGTLAPLIEENITSDDICKPKYFIFNSQTVYAVPILTFSFVCHPAILPIYEELKSRSRKRMMNVSYVSFFAMFLMYLLAALFGYLTFYGNVEPELLHTYSAYLGPDILLLIVRLAVLMAVTLTVPVVIFPIRSSITQLLWAGKEFRWWRHCSITVALLAFTNVLVIFVPTIRDIFGFIGASAAAMLIFILPSAFYIKLVKKEPMKSVQKIGAVLFFLSGILVMTGCMTLIILDWTQNVASDGH from the exons ATGAGCAGCGCGGAGATGGGCAAGTTCAACATCTCCCCCGACGAGGACAGCAGCAGCTACAGCTCCAACAGCAACGACTTCAGCTACCCGTACCCCACCAAGCCGGCTGCCATGAAGAG CCACTATGCAGATATTGATCCAGAAAATCAAAATTTCTTACTTGACTCCAACGTTggaaagaagaaatatgaaaCTCAGTAT CATCCTGGTACTACTTCCTTTGGAATGTCAGTATTTAATCTGAGCAATGCTATTGTGGGTAGTGGCATCCTTGGTCTTTCTTATGCCATGGCTAACACTGGAATTGCTCTTTTTGT GATACTCCTGCTATTTGTctcaatattttctttgtattcaGTGCATCTCCTTTTGAAGACTGCCAATGAAGGAG gctCTTTATTATATGAACAACTAGGAATGAAGGCATTTGGTATGGCTGGAAAACTTGCTGCTTCTGGGTCAATTACAATGCAGAACATTGGAG CTATGTCAAGCTACCTCTTCATAGTGAAATATGAGTTACCATTGGTCATCAAGACATTTATGAACATCGAAGAGAACACAGG AGAATGGTATCTTAATGGTGACTACCTGGTGCTGATGGTGTCTATCATTCTCATTCTTCCTCTATCCTTATTGAAAAATTTAG GATATTTGGGCTATACCAGTGGTTTTTCCTTACTTTGCATGGTCTTCTTTCTGATTGTT GTAATTTGGAAGATGTTTCACATTCCTTGTCCTATGGACAGTGACATCATGAACATGACTGTAAATGGAACACTGGCACCTCTGATAGAGGAAAACATAACAAGTGATGATATATGCAAGCCAAAGTACTTCATCTTCAATTCACAG ACTGTCTATGCTGTCCCAATCCTAACGTTTTCTTTTGTCTGCCATCCTGCAATTCTTCCTATTTATGAAGAACTGAAAAG ccgaAGCCGTAAAAGAATGATGAACGTGtcctatgtttctttttttgccatgttTCTCATGTATTTATTGGCTGCTCTCTTTGGATACCTGACATTTTATG GAAATGTTGAACCAGAATTGCTTCATACCTACTCTGCTTATCTGGGTCCTGATATTCTTCTTCTTATTGTACGTCTCGCTGTACTTATGGCTGTAACCCTAACTGTACCTGTAGTTATTTTCCCG ATCCGCAGTTCTATTACCCAGCTGCTGTGGGCAGGAAAAGAGTTCAGATGGTGGCGTCACTGTTCTATTACAGTTGCTCTTCTGGCGTTTACCAATGTGCTTGTTATCTTTGTCCCTACAATTCGAGACATCTTTGGATTCATTG gTGCATCTGCTGCTGCCATGCTGATCTTCATACTTCCTTCTGCATTCTATATCAAACTAGTGAAGAAGGAACCAATGAAGTCAGTGCAGAAAATTGGG gctGTGCTCTTCTTTCTAAGTGGTATACTTGTGATGACTGGGTGTATGACACTGATTATTCTAGACTGGACCCAGAATGTTGCATCTGATGGCCATTAA